A genomic region of Rhizobium sp. NXC24 contains the following coding sequences:
- a CDS encoding terminase small subunit protein translates to MTGRPSDFTQAIADTICERLSGGESLKSICLAEDMPHRATVFRWLGVHDSFRDMYARAREAQADALFDEILDIANTPVTGEKTKLDADGKVVEISKADMIEHRRLQIDARKWVAAKLRPKVYGDKLDVDLTGALDFVVSAKPVTEEQWLKEHGGSDT, encoded by the coding sequence ATGACAGGCAGACCATCAGACTTTACGCAGGCAATAGCCGACACGATCTGTGAACGGCTTTCGGGAGGTGAAAGCCTCAAGTCGATCTGCCTTGCAGAGGATATGCCTCATAGGGCGACTGTGTTCAGATGGCTTGGTGTACACGACAGCTTTCGCGACATGTACGCGCGCGCTCGCGAAGCTCAGGCGGATGCCCTCTTTGATGAGATCCTGGACATCGCGAACACACCGGTGACTGGCGAGAAAACCAAGCTCGATGCGGATGGCAAAGTGGTCGAGATCAGCAAGGCCGACATGATCGAGCATCGCCGGCTTCAGATCGACGCCAGGAAATGGGTTGCTGCAAAGCTCCGTCCGAAAGTTTACGGCGACAAGCTCGACGTCGATTTGACGGGCGCCCTTGATTTCGTCGTCAGCGCCAAGCCTGTGACCGAGGAGCAATGGCTCAAAGAGCATGGTGGATCTGACACGTAG
- a CDS encoding site-specific integrase, which translates to MTKLTKRVIDSLDAREKDYFEWDDELSGFGVRVWPTGKKTYVAQYRVGKQTKRFKVGSHGALTVEEARKQAKIVLGDVARGEDPQLDRATRRKSLTIKELCETYFAAADKGLIFGKRGQPKKASTLYVDKGRANRHITPLLGAKLVQDVTTADVVKMMRDVTVGKTAMTEKTGKLRGRSIVEGGAGTASQAVTLLSAILTYAVSEGIIQHNPARGIKKPAVGKRTRRLDAKEYRALGNALEAADTEIWQGVVGIKLFLLTGFRLSEIAGLKWAEVDEGGNCFRLGDSKEGASVRPIGKPVFELLATVSKQGDNPHVLPGPRSEGGFYSSLDEAIERLTKKAGLAGVTSHTLRHSYASVAGDLGFTEITIAALLGHSAGNVTQRYVHHLDSVLIAAANKVSGEVHRMMTGQTAKVLKMPRRA; encoded by the coding sequence ATGACGAAACTTACTAAGCGCGTTATCGACAGCTTGGACGCGCGCGAGAAAGACTATTTCGAGTGGGATGACGAATTGTCCGGCTTCGGCGTGCGCGTATGGCCGACCGGCAAAAAGACCTACGTCGCCCAATACAGAGTCGGGAAGCAAACGAAGCGTTTCAAGGTCGGTTCCCATGGTGCCTTAACGGTTGAGGAAGCCCGGAAACAGGCCAAGATTGTGCTTGGCGACGTAGCCCGCGGGGAGGATCCTCAGCTCGATCGAGCCACGCGGAGGAAATCACTCACCATCAAAGAGTTGTGCGAGACGTATTTTGCCGCCGCTGACAAAGGGCTCATCTTTGGCAAGCGAGGCCAACCGAAGAAGGCCTCCACGCTGTACGTCGACAAGGGCAGGGCGAACCGGCACATCACGCCGTTACTTGGCGCCAAGCTCGTCCAAGATGTTACCACTGCCGACGTTGTGAAGATGATGAGGGATGTAACCGTTGGCAAAACGGCAATGACTGAGAAGACGGGCAAGCTCCGGGGGCGGTCGATCGTCGAGGGAGGGGCGGGCACCGCATCACAGGCGGTAACGCTCTTGAGCGCTATCCTGACCTATGCGGTATCCGAAGGCATCATCCAGCATAACCCGGCGCGAGGCATCAAGAAGCCGGCTGTTGGCAAGCGTACGCGCCGACTCGATGCAAAAGAGTATCGGGCGCTGGGCAACGCACTGGAAGCTGCCGATACCGAAATCTGGCAGGGTGTCGTCGGAATTAAGCTTTTCTTGCTCACGGGCTTTCGTCTAAGCGAGATCGCCGGTCTGAAGTGGGCCGAGGTTGATGAAGGGGGAAACTGCTTCCGCCTCGGCGATTCGAAAGAGGGCGCATCAGTCCGGCCGATTGGAAAACCTGTCTTTGAGTTGCTCGCGACTGTCAGCAAGCAAGGAGACAACCCACATGTTCTGCCAGGACCTCGCAGCGAAGGCGGTTTTTATAGCTCGCTCGACGAAGCAATCGAACGCCTCACCAAGAAGGCCGGCTTGGCCGGTGTGACATCGCACACGCTGCGCCACTCCTACGCCAGTGTGGCCGGCGATCTCGGCTTCACCGAAATAACGATTGCGGCCCTTCTGGGTCATTCGGCCGGCAATGTCACGCAACGCTATGTGCATCATCTCGACAGTGTGTTGATAGCCGCAGCCAACAAGGTTTCGGGCGAGGTGCACCGTATGATGACCGGGCAAACTGCCAAGGTCCTCAAGATGCCGCGCCGGGCCTAA
- a CDS encoding arsenate reductase ArsC, which produces MSNDHVYNVLFLCTGNSARSILAESILNTEGKGRFRAFSAGSFPKGQINPWAVKTLEALGYPSSGFSSKSWDVFAGPGAPHMDFIITVCDDAAGEVCPIWPGHPASAHWGIEDPSKVEGSELDKGRAFAQAARYLKNRIMLLVNLPIATIDRLAVAAHLQEIGQMEGSTSLRA; this is translated from the coding sequence ATGAGCAATGATCACGTCTATAATGTTCTATTTCTTTGCACGGGCAATTCGGCCCGTTCAATCCTTGCTGAATCGATCTTGAACACTGAAGGCAAGGGTCGCTTTCGAGCCTTTTCGGCCGGCAGCTTTCCCAAAGGCCAGATAAATCCTTGGGCCGTAAAAACACTCGAAGCCTTGGGCTATCCCTCTTCCGGCTTCAGTTCGAAGAGCTGGGATGTCTTTGCCGGGCCGGGCGCGCCACACATGGATTTCATCATCACCGTCTGCGATGACGCAGCAGGCGAAGTCTGCCCGATATGGCCCGGCCATCCCGCTTCCGCGCATTGGGGCATCGAGGATCCCTCCAAGGTGGAAGGCTCCGAATTGGACAAAGGCCGCGCCTTTGCGCAGGCCGCTCGCTACCTTAAAAATCGGATCATGCTTCTGGTCAACCTGCCGATTGCAACGATCGACCGGCTGGCGGTGGCAGCGCATCTACAGGAGATCGGCCAGATGGAAGGCTCGACATCGTTGCGGGCCTAA
- a CDS encoding DUF2971 domain-containing protein has product MKLYHYTTFPGALGILGSRSMWASCIHFLNDKEEFRHGIILASGIAESLIETQGPNGKRLLEKIIQILPALARNFVCVASFAEDGDLLSQWRGYAVPGGVSLGFQKSALEAAAELHGFKLLKCIYGDRDKVDLITDYLNMFLQNIETLENAESKDIWNLAEGWVAAFHVYASSFKDQSFAEENEWRLISDPIPIDHSQVAVRPGPGLPIPYFDLPLQQATVDRQIDLGLDSIVIGPHREQELAENALRIAAATKNIRVEKFTRSAIPYRSV; this is encoded by the coding sequence ATGAAGCTGTATCACTACACGACGTTTCCTGGTGCTCTTGGGATACTCGGGTCGAGGTCGATGTGGGCGTCCTGCATTCATTTTCTGAACGACAAGGAAGAGTTCCGGCACGGAATTATCCTTGCTTCAGGGATTGCGGAAAGCCTGATCGAGACGCAAGGACCAAATGGAAAGCGATTGCTGGAGAAGATTATTCAAATCCTTCCAGCACTTGCGCGAAACTTCGTCTGCGTTGCCTCCTTTGCCGAGGATGGCGACTTGCTTAGCCAATGGAGGGGATATGCCGTGCCGGGTGGCGTTTCCCTGGGCTTTCAAAAGTCCGCACTGGAAGCAGCGGCGGAACTGCACGGCTTCAAGCTCCTGAAATGCATTTACGGCGATCGTGACAAAGTCGATCTCATCACTGACTACCTGAACATGTTCCTGCAGAACATCGAGACCCTCGAAAACGCAGAGAGTAAAGACATTTGGAACCTTGCCGAGGGCTGGGTCGCGGCTTTCCATGTCTATGCCTCAAGCTTCAAAGATCAGAGCTTCGCGGAGGAGAATGAATGGCGGCTGATCTCAGATCCCATCCCGATAGACCATTCTCAGGTCGCCGTCCGGCCGGGACCTGGCCTTCCCATCCCCTATTTCGATCTCCCGCTGCAGCAAGCGACTGTCGATCGGCAAATCGACCTGGGTTTGGACTCAATTGTGATCGGGCCTCATCGCGAACAGGAATTGGCGGAGAATGCCCTTCGTATCGCTGCCGCAACCAAAAATATCCGCGTCGAGAAATTCACGCGTTCGGCTATTCCATATCGGAGTGTTTAG
- a CDS encoding DoxX family protein, with amino-acid sequence MGKTIAICLARLIFGAVFVMAAAFKFAGMQSTADYIASAGFPLPLFLAWIAAFFESALAICLLTGAFFSEAALLAGIYVIFLAFSFHGPNRWTGAQAEFGFFIDHFTFLAGLLFAAVHGPGEKLAVRVGILRSETGI; translated from the coding sequence ATGGGCAAGACAATCGCAATCTGCCTAGCCAGATTGATCTTCGGAGCCGTCTTCGTGATGGCGGCCGCCTTCAAATTCGCGGGCATGCAATCGACGGCGGATTATATCGCATCGGCCGGTTTTCCGCTGCCGCTGTTCCTCGCCTGGATCGCCGCCTTCTTCGAAAGTGCGCTGGCGATCTGCCTGCTGACGGGAGCCTTCTTCTCCGAAGCCGCGCTGCTTGCCGGCATCTACGTCATCTTCCTTGCCTTCAGCTTCCACGGGCCAAACCGCTGGACCGGCGCTCAAGCGGAATTTGGCTTCTTCATCGATCATTTCACCTTTCTCGCCGGCCTGCTCTTTGCGGCAGTTCACGGTCCCGGAGAAAAATTGGCCGTTCGCGTCGGCATATTGCGGTCTGAGACCGGCATCTGA
- a CDS encoding single-stranded DNA-binding protein — translation MMHAAAYGRLGQDPRSISTQSGKPMAAASMAVAVGEQDAPPLWISILAFGRVAEDLLRLQKGDMVSASGRVQRSTWTTNDGEKREQLQIVADSLVSSRTVRPNGGGRKQSDRPRQEQLPELNDQIPF, via the coding sequence ATGATGCACGCCGCCGCATATGGCCGCTTGGGCCAAGATCCCCGCTCGATCTCCACCCAATCAGGAAAGCCGATGGCAGCCGCCTCCATGGCTGTTGCCGTTGGCGAACAGGATGCTCCGCCGCTGTGGATCAGCATCCTTGCGTTCGGTCGTGTCGCCGAAGACCTCCTTCGCCTTCAGAAGGGCGACATGGTCAGCGCATCGGGACGCGTCCAACGCAGCACATGGACCACGAACGATGGCGAGAAGCGCGAGCAGCTTCAGATCGTTGCTGATTCCCTCGTCTCCAGCCGCACAGTCCGTCCTAATGGTGGCGGTCGCAAGCAGTCGGATCGTCCTCGTCAGGAACAGCTTCCTGAACTCAATGACCAGATTCCGTTCTGA
- a CDS encoding GbsR/MarR family transcriptional regulator: MNLPPLVQSFVLHFGEMGSRWGINRTVGQIYALLFVSPAPLCAEEIVEALGISRSNVSMSLRELQTWNLVLLKHKPDDRRDFFTTPDDVWQILRTLAEERKKREVDPTLSMLREILMQQPASDTERYAQGRMSEMYGLIERLTNWYEDVKQLETERLATLLLLGSKVTKLLEAKDRVVSLGRRRSKTTKED; encoded by the coding sequence ATGAATCTTCCGCCTCTCGTACAATCCTTTGTGCTTCATTTTGGGGAAATGGGTTCGCGCTGGGGCATCAACCGCACGGTCGGACAGATCTATGCCCTGCTCTTCGTCTCCCCGGCACCGCTTTGCGCGGAGGAAATCGTCGAAGCCCTCGGCATTTCCCGTTCGAACGTCTCCATGAGCTTGCGCGAATTGCAGACTTGGAACCTCGTGCTCCTCAAGCACAAGCCCGACGACCGCCGCGACTTCTTCACGACGCCGGATGATGTCTGGCAGATCCTGCGCACGCTCGCTGAAGAGCGCAAGAAGCGCGAGGTCGATCCGACGCTCTCGATGCTGCGCGAAATCCTGATGCAGCAGCCGGCAAGCGACACCGAACGCTATGCGCAGGGGCGGATGAGCGAGATGTACGGCCTGATCGAGCGCCTGACCAACTGGTACGAGGACGTCAAGCAGTTGGAGACCGAGCGGCTCGCGACCCTCCTGCTGCTCGGCTCGAAGGTAACGAAGCTGCTGGAGGCCAAGGACCGCGTCGTCTCGCTCGGCCGCCGCCGTTCCAAAACGACAAAAGAGGATTGA
- a CDS encoding terminase family protein, with the protein MVDLTRRVVWAPQEGPQKALVDCPFREIFFGGARGGGKTDGVLGKYAIKAAMYGSAFNALFCRRELPMLDDAIERSKEIYGKIGAGWNDQKKTWTFPGGGRLRFRPLERVQDADKYQGQNVSDACVEEAGLYPDSKPIDRLFAVLRSAKGVPTQLILTGNPGGAGQHWIKQRYIDPAPMGMKSLVRQLPNGKQHRFVFIPSRIEDNKLLMQNDPDYVNNLYLVGSDQLVKAWLSGDWNAIEGAFFDCWDTAKHIIRPFAIPSDWTRFRSMDWGSARPFSVGWWAIASDDHQTENGIIPRGAIVRYREWYGCKVGETNVGLKLTAEEVGRGIQERDGRDKIAYGVLDPAAFAEDGGPSIAERMARATGYKVHFKPADNARVSQRGAMGGWDQMRARMKGDGERPGMFVFSTCKDFIRTVPLLQHDPDRPEDLDTNAEDHVADEARYGCMSRPYVRPKEEQPQKVKTIHNMTFNDLLESTPSRSERV; encoded by the coding sequence ATGGTGGATCTGACACGTAGGGTCGTCTGGGCACCGCAGGAAGGTCCGCAGAAGGCACTCGTTGATTGTCCGTTCCGTGAAATCTTCTTCGGAGGAGCCCGAGGCGGCGGCAAGACTGATGGCGTTCTGGGGAAATATGCCATCAAGGCAGCGATGTATGGTTCGGCCTTCAATGCGCTGTTCTGCCGGCGTGAACTGCCGATGCTTGATGACGCGATCGAGCGCAGCAAGGAGATTTACGGCAAGATCGGCGCCGGATGGAACGACCAGAAGAAGACATGGACGTTTCCAGGCGGTGGCCGCCTTCGCTTCAGACCATTGGAGCGGGTGCAGGACGCCGACAAATATCAGGGCCAGAACGTCAGCGACGCATGCGTGGAAGAGGCGGGGCTTTATCCGGACTCCAAGCCTATCGATCGGCTGTTCGCTGTTCTGCGCTCTGCCAAGGGTGTCCCGACGCAATTGATCCTCACTGGCAATCCTGGCGGCGCTGGCCAGCACTGGATCAAGCAGCGGTACATCGACCCCGCGCCAATGGGAATGAAGTCGCTGGTCAGGCAATTGCCGAATGGCAAGCAGCATCGTTTCGTCTTCATCCCGAGCCGGATCGAAGACAATAAGCTGCTGATGCAGAACGACCCGGATTATGTGAACAACCTCTATCTGGTCGGGTCCGATCAGCTCGTGAAAGCGTGGCTGTCCGGTGACTGGAATGCCATCGAGGGCGCATTCTTCGATTGCTGGGATACTGCCAAGCACATCATTCGGCCGTTTGCGATTCCGTCCGATTGGACGCGTTTCCGCTCAATGGATTGGGGCTCTGCTCGTCCGTTCTCTGTAGGATGGTGGGCAATCGCCTCCGATGATCACCAGACTGAAAACGGTATCATCCCGCGTGGTGCGATCGTCCGTTATCGCGAGTGGTACGGCTGCAAGGTGGGCGAGACGAACGTCGGCTTAAAGCTCACGGCCGAAGAGGTGGGTCGTGGCATTCAGGAGCGCGACGGCAGAGACAAGATTGCATACGGCGTGCTCGACCCTGCGGCTTTCGCCGAAGATGGCGGTCCGTCCATTGCCGAGCGCATGGCGCGTGCCACCGGCTATAAGGTCCATTTCAAACCGGCCGATAATGCTCGCGTCTCTCAGCGTGGCGCCATGGGTGGCTGGGATCAGATGCGGGCACGCATGAAGGGTGATGGCGAACGGCCAGGAATGTTCGTGTTCTCAACCTGCAAGGACTTCATCCGCACCGTGCCGTTGTTGCAGCACGATCCGGACCGCCCTGAGGACTTGGACACCAACGCTGAGGATCACGTTGCCGACGAGGCGCGCTACGGCTGCATGTCGCGTCCTTACGTGAGGCCGAAGGAAGAACAGCCGCAAAAGGTGAAGACGATCCACAACATGACCTTCAACGACCTTCTGGAATCCACTCCGTCCCGCAGCGAGAGAGTTTGA
- a CDS encoding DUF6074 family protein has protein sequence MTAEIIPFPIDRNIYFVRETARVLERRHGEAADRFWKLTCRRLYARLQVQGHADAAIRKEIEAFSDAVQMEMQRAAYAAREANTPKGAA, from the coding sequence ATGACGGCTGAGATTATCCCATTCCCAATCGACCGAAATATCTACTTCGTTCGCGAGACCGCGCGAGTGCTTGAGCGCAGGCACGGCGAGGCGGCTGACCGATTTTGGAAACTGACTTGTAGGCGGCTTTACGCCCGACTGCAGGTTCAGGGACACGCGGACGCAGCTATCAGAAAGGAAATCGAAGCTTTCTCCGACGCTGTGCAGATGGAAATGCAGCGTGCCGCCTATGCGGCTCGGGAAGCCAACACCCCGAAAGGCGCGGCATGA
- a CDS encoding DUF6362 family protein, whose product MNFVDWTAKAVEARILEMADTLRISPSVRGPKMFGNAMPESVRRYDESYGVQPARYRENASAASLGRMEQVWNWINALPSEADRKLIYAWSWVKVRRGMTISAFAVENDLNDRTLRRQIDRICQRIADNLNRIMLVRLNNADCLLSENQPDIASQTVTSEICVTHWRASDAKPQIDPALAKSRVIKPRDIRARHSAQNRSLGVRSR is encoded by the coding sequence GTGAACTTTGTCGACTGGACAGCGAAAGCGGTTGAGGCGCGGATTTTGGAGATGGCGGATACGCTCCGCATATCGCCATCAGTACGCGGTCCGAAGATGTTCGGAAACGCCATGCCTGAGTCCGTCAGGCGCTATGACGAGTCTTATGGCGTGCAGCCTGCCCGATACAGGGAAAACGCGTCTGCGGCCTCCCTCGGGCGAATGGAGCAGGTATGGAACTGGATCAATGCGCTTCCGAGTGAGGCAGACCGCAAGCTAATCTACGCCTGGAGCTGGGTTAAAGTCAGGAGGGGCATGACGATCTCCGCCTTTGCAGTAGAAAATGACCTGAACGACCGAACTTTGCGACGCCAAATTGATCGGATTTGTCAGCGTATTGCTGATAATCTCAACCGTATTATGCTGGTTCGGCTTAACAATGCGGATTGCCTGCTGTCCGAAAATCAGCCAGATATCGCTTCACAAACGGTAACGTCCGAGATTTGCGTCACACACTGGCGAGCATCGGACGCTAAGCCGCAAATTGACCCTGCACTGGCGAAATCCAGAGTAATCAAACCCCGAGACATTCGGGCGCGGCATTCAGCTCAGAACCGCAGTCTTGGTGTGCGCAGCCGATAA
- a CDS encoding Arc family DNA-binding protein: MAKKQLVKDQDKFIVRLPDGMRERIKAKADRAGMSMNEAIVWVLEREFPAPVTLEERLHDLANLVSMLKDSKDPYEGVEALIAEIEETVDKIASDKIPTDQRFSRMVYDRLTYWRELELDNWRDKHESPFDDENWPSYSGDDPFAEDHPSEKKKD, from the coding sequence GTGGCAAAAAAGCAGCTAGTAAAAGATCAGGACAAATTCATCGTTCGACTTCCTGATGGGATGCGCGAGCGAATTAAGGCGAAGGCAGATCGCGCAGGAATGTCTATGAACGAGGCAATCGTATGGGTCCTTGAAAGGGAATTTCCGGCCCCCGTGACGCTGGAAGAGCGGCTTCACGATCTAGCGAATTTAGTGTCGATGCTGAAGGACTCGAAGGACCCTTATGAAGGCGTCGAAGCACTAATCGCTGAAATCGAAGAAACGGTAGATAAGATCGCCTCGGATAAAATTCCAACAGATCAGCGTTTTTCACGAATGGTCTATGACCGGCTGACATATTGGCGGGAATTGGAGCTTGATAACTGGCGCGACAAGCACGAAAGCCCGTTCGATGATGAAAACTGGCCATCATATAGCGGCGATGACCCCTTCGCCGAGGATCATCCCTCAGAGAAAAAAAAGGATTAG
- a CDS encoding polysaccharide deacetylase family protein, giving the protein MSIGNYLRTMLSALALLCSPLSADAAGRVVYLTFDDGPLSGTANVLDVLAEEQVPAAMFMVGLHVESSAEQRALLMRAKTLPLVTVGNHSYSHANNHYRDYYSNTDAVVADMLKANTVLGLTPWVYARLPGRDVFRLIDYSKDDLSMDPARYEREVVDYDYVAAMKFLIYGWDFEWAHSGDGKPVQSVDLLLSEIDHLFAYGRFMKRNEMILLMHDEMFQDRFDGKEKLRALIRQLKQRGYTFGDIKQYDPNPYTGTFIRSSSK; this is encoded by the coding sequence ATGTCCATTGGGAATTACCTTCGCACGATGCTGTCCGCGCTCGCCTTGCTTTGTAGCCCCTTGTCGGCCGATGCGGCCGGGCGGGTTGTCTATCTGACCTTCGATGACGGGCCATTGTCGGGGACGGCGAATGTTCTGGATGTCCTCGCCGAAGAGCAGGTTCCGGCGGCGATGTTCATGGTCGGGCTTCATGTCGAATCCAGCGCCGAACAAAGGGCGCTGCTGATGCGCGCCAAGACCCTGCCTTTGGTCACAGTTGGAAACCACAGCTACAGCCACGCCAACAATCACTATAGAGACTATTATTCCAACACCGACGCCGTCGTCGCGGATATGCTCAAGGCCAATACCGTGCTTGGCCTGACGCCCTGGGTCTATGCCCGCCTGCCCGGACGCGATGTCTTTCGCCTGATCGACTATTCCAAGGACGATCTTTCAATGGATCCCGCCCGCTACGAGCGCGAGGTGGTCGATTATGACTATGTGGCCGCAATGAAATTCCTGATCTATGGCTGGGACTTCGAATGGGCGCATTCGGGAGACGGAAAACCTGTGCAATCCGTCGATCTCCTGCTCAGCGAAATCGATCACCTCTTCGCCTATGGCCGGTTCATGAAACGCAATGAGATGATCCTCTTGATGCATGATGAGATGTTTCAGGATCGGTTCGACGGCAAGGAAAAGCTTAGAGCCCTCATCCGGCAATTGAAGCAAAGGGGCTACACGTTTGGCGACATAAAGCAATATGACCCGAACCCCTATACCGGAACCTTCATCCGTTCATCGTCAAAGTAA
- a CDS encoding phage major capsid protein, which produces MTISPNLSEIVTTTLRNRSGVIADDVTKNNGLLSRLNSRGRKKPISGGRTIVQELQYQENSTFKRYSGYDLLNVQPSDVITAAEYDYKQAAVAVSISGLEQLQNSGEDAVLDLLEGRIENAEITLKNNIALDCYSDGTADGGRQIGGLQLLISTAPTSGTIGGINRATWAFWRNQKFSATSDGGGAASTSNIQSYMNRLYLSCSRGPDQPDLIIADNNYFRLYWESLQAIQRITSSDKGMAGFNTLQYMGSDVVFDGGFGGGAPSNQMYMLNTKYLFYRPHRDRDMSPIGDDRMNPNQDALVRLWGWAGNMTMNNAFLQGVLFA; this is translated from the coding sequence ATGACAATTTCTCCGAACCTTTCGGAAATCGTCACCACGACTCTGCGCAATCGCAGCGGCGTGATTGCTGACGATGTGACGAAGAACAACGGGCTTTTGTCCCGTCTCAATAGCCGCGGCCGCAAGAAGCCCATTTCCGGCGGCCGCACCATCGTTCAGGAACTGCAGTACCAGGAAAACAGCACATTCAAGCGCTATTCCGGCTATGACCTCCTGAACGTCCAGCCCTCCGACGTCATCACTGCGGCGGAATACGACTATAAGCAGGCCGCTGTTGCGGTTTCCATCTCCGGTCTGGAGCAGCTCCAGAATTCCGGCGAAGACGCAGTTCTCGACCTGCTGGAAGGCCGTATTGAGAATGCGGAAATCACGCTGAAGAACAATATCGCGCTCGATTGCTATTCCGATGGCACGGCCGATGGTGGGCGCCAGATTGGAGGCCTTCAGCTTCTCATTTCGACGGCTCCGACCTCGGGCACCATTGGCGGCATCAACCGCGCCACATGGGCCTTCTGGCGTAACCAGAAGTTCTCTGCGACCTCGGATGGCGGCGGCGCTGCGTCGACCTCCAACATCCAGTCCTACATGAACCGGCTCTACCTGTCGTGCTCGCGCGGACCGGATCAACCGGACCTCATCATCGCCGACAACAACTATTTCCGGCTTTATTGGGAATCGTTGCAGGCGATCCAGCGCATCACCTCATCGGACAAGGGCATGGCGGGTTTCAACACCCTGCAATACATGGGCTCCGACGTCGTGTTTGACGGTGGCTTCGGCGGCGGTGCGCCTTCGAACCAGATGTACATGCTGAACACCAAGTACCTGTTCTACCGGCCGCATCGCGACCGCGACATGTCGCCGATTGGCGATGATCGCATGAACCCCAACCAGGATGCGCTTGTTCGTCTCTGGGGTTGGGCCGGCAACATGACGATGAACAACGCCTTCCTCCAGGGCGTCTTGTTCGCCTAA
- a CDS encoding DUF982 domain-containing protein, producing MPRQWWDHPVTIETAHVGRFITINSTERAAEFLLNEWPGDVEAKSYTVAAQVLIDAHEGRATTDQAREAFITAAREAGIFVFKE from the coding sequence ATGCCACGCCAATGGTGGGATCATCCGGTCACGATCGAAACCGCTCACGTCGGGCGGTTCATCACAATCAACAGCACCGAACGAGCCGCTGAATTCCTGCTGAATGAATGGCCGGGCGACGTCGAGGCCAAATCCTATACCGTTGCAGCTCAGGTCCTTATCGACGCCCACGAAGGCAGAGCAACGACTGACCAGGCTCGTGAAGCTTTCATCACCGCGGCGCGGGAAGCGGGTATTTTCGTTTTCAAAGAGTGA